From one Oncorhynchus keta strain PuntledgeMale-10-30-2019 chromosome 30, Oket_V2, whole genome shotgun sequence genomic stretch:
- the LOC127913683 gene encoding DNA-directed RNA polymerase II subunit RPB1-like isoform X30, translating into MSVHNKVLLYLLNSPINKAGPTGPSFYLLNNTINKAGPTIPSFYLLNSTINKAGPTSPSFYLLNSTINKAGPTSPSFYLLNSTINKAGPTSPSFYLLNSTINKAGPTSPSFYLLNSTINKASPTGPSFYLLNSTINKAGPTGPSFYLLNNTINKAGPTSPSFYLLNSTINKAGPTSPSFYLLNSTINKAGPTGPSFYLLNNTINKAGPTIPSFYLLNSTINKAGPTSPSFYLLNSTINKAGPTSPSFYLLNSTINKAGPTSPSFYLLNSTINKAGPTSPSFYLLNSTINKAGPTSPSFYLLNSTINKASPTGPSFYLLNSTINKAGPTGPSFYLLNSTINKAGPTSPSFYLNSTINKAGPTSPSFYLLNSTINKAGPTGPSFYLLNSTINKEGPTGPIFYLHNSTINKAGPTGPSFYLLNSTINKAGPTGPSFYLLNSTINKAGPTGPSFYLLNSTINKTGPTGPSLYLLNSTNNKAGPTSPSFYLLNSTINKASPTGPSFYLLNSISNKAGPTGPSFYLLNSIINKAGPIDPSFYLLNSTINKAGTTGPSFYLLNSTINKASPTGPSFYLLNSTINKASPTGPSFYLLNSTINKAGPTGPSFYLLNSTINKAGPTGPSFYLLNNIINKAGPTGPSFVAL; encoded by the exons aTGTCTGTTCATAATAAAGTgttgctctaccttcttaacagccctatcaacaaggcag gtcctacaggccctagtttctaccttcttaacaacactatcaacaaggcaggtcctacaatccctagtttctaccttcttaacagcactatcaacaaggcaggtcctacaagccctagtttctaccttcttaacagcactatcaacaaggcaggtcctacaagccctagtttctaccttcttaacagtactatcaacaaggcag gtcctacaagccctagtttctaccttcttaacagcactatcaacaaggcaggtcctacaagccctagtttctaccttcttaacagcactatcaacaaggcaagtcctacaggccctagtttctaccttcttaacagcactatcaacaaggcaggtcctacaggccctagtttctaccttcttaacaacactatcaacaaggcaggtcctacaagccctagtttctaccttcttaacagcactatcaacaaggcaggtcctacaagccctagtttctaccttcttaacagcactatcaacaaggcaggtcctacaggccctagtttctaccttcttaacaacactatcaacaaggcaggtcctacaatccctagtttctaccttcttaacagcactatcaacaaggcaggtcctacaagccctagtttctaccttcttaacagcactatcaacaaggcaggtcctacaagccctagtttctaccttcttaacagtactatcaacaaggcaggtcctacaagccctagtttctaccttcttaacagcactatcaacaaggcaggtcctacaagccctagtttctaccttcttaacagcactatcaacaaggcaggtcctacaagccctagtttctaccttcttaacagcactatcaacaaggcaagtcctacaggccctagtttctaccttcttaacagcaccatcaacaaggcaggtcctacaggccctagtttctaccttcttaacagcactatcaacaaggcaggtcctacaagccctagtttctaccttaacagcactatcaacaaggcag gtcctacaagccctagtttctaccttcttaacagcactatcaacaaggcaggtcctacaggccctagtttctaccttcttaacagcactatcaacaaggaaggtcctacaggccctattTTCTACCTTcataacagcactatcaacaaggcaggtcctacaggccctagtttctaccttcttaacagcactatcaacaaggcaggtcctacaggccctagtttctaccttcttaacagcactatcaacaaggcaggtcctacaggccctagtttctaccttcttaacagcactatcaacaagacaggtcctacaggccctagtttataccttcttaacagcactaacaacaaggcaggtcctacaagccctagtttctaccttcttaacagcactatcaacaaggcaagtcctacaggccctagtttctaccttcttaacagtatcagcaacaaggcaggtcctacaggccctagtttctaccttcttaacagcattatcaacaaggcaggtcctatagaccctagtttctaccttcttaacagcactatcaacaaggcag gtactacaggccctagtttctaccttcttaacagcactatcaacaaggcaagtcctacaggccctagtttctaccttcttaacagcactatcaacaaggcaa gtcctacaggccctagtttctaccttcttaacagcactatcaacaaggcaggtcctacaggccctagtttctaccttcttaacagcacgatcaacaaggcaggtcctacaggccctagtttctaccttcttaacaacattatcaacaaggcaggtcctacaggccctagttttgtcgcactttga
- the LOC127913683 gene encoding DNA-directed RNA polymerase II subunit RPB1-like isoform X49, which yields MSVHNKVLLYLLNSPINKAGPTGPSFYLLNNTINKAGPTSPSFYLLNSTINKAGPTSPSFYLLNSTINKASPTGPSFYLLNSTINKAGPTGPSFYLLNSTINKAGPTSPSFYLNSTINKAGPTSPSFYLLNSTINKAGPTGPSFYLLNSTINKEGPTGPIFYLHNSTINKAGPTGPSFYLLNSTINKAGPTGPSFYLLNSTINKAGPTGPSFYLLNSTINKTGPTGPSLYLLNSTNNKAGPTSPSFYLLNSTINKASPTGPSFYLLNSISNKAGPTGPSFYLLNSIINKAGPIDPSFYLLNSTINKAGTTGPSFYLLNSTINKASPTGPSFYLLNSTINKASPTGPSFYLLNSTINKAGPTGPSFYLLNSTINKAGPTGPSFYLLNNIINKAGPTGPSFVAL from the exons aTGTCTGTTCATAATAAAGTgttgctctaccttcttaacagccctatcaacaaggcag gtcctacaggccctagtttctaccttcttaacaacactatcaacaaggcag gtcctacaagccctagtttctaccttcttaacagcactatcaacaaggcaggtcctacaagccctagtttctaccttcttaacagcactatcaacaaggcaagtcctacaggccctagtttctaccttcttaacagcaccatcaacaaggcaggtcctacaggccctagtttctaccttcttaacagcactatcaacaaggcaggtcctacaagccctagtttctaccttaacagcactatcaacaaggcag gtcctacaagccctagtttctaccttcttaacagcactatcaacaaggcaggtcctacaggccctagtttctaccttcttaacagcactatcaacaaggaaggtcctacaggccctattTTCTACCTTcataacagcactatcaacaaggcaggtcctacaggccctagtttctaccttcttaacagcactatcaacaaggcaggtcctacaggccctagtttctaccttcttaacagcactatcaacaaggcaggtcctacaggccctagtttctaccttcttaacagcactatcaacaagacaggtcctacaggccctagtttataccttcttaacagcactaacaacaaggcaggtcctacaagccctagtttctaccttcttaacagcactatcaacaaggcaagtcctacaggccctagtttctaccttcttaacagtatcagcaacaaggcaggtcctacaggccctagtttctaccttcttaacagcattatcaacaaggcaggtcctatagaccctagtttctaccttcttaacagcactatcaacaaggcag gtactacaggccctagtttctaccttcttaacagcactatcaacaaggcaagtcctacaggccctagtttctaccttcttaacagcactatcaacaaggcaa gtcctacaggccctagtttctaccttcttaacagcactatcaacaaggcaggtcctacaggccctagtttctaccttcttaacagcacgatcaacaaggcaggtcctacaggccctagtttctaccttcttaacaacattatcaacaaggcaggtcctacaggccctagttttgtcgcactttga
- the LOC127913683 gene encoding DNA-directed RNA polymerase II subunit RPB1-like isoform X42, whose amino-acid sequence MSVHNKVLLYLLNSPINKAGPTGPSFYLLNNTINKAGPTSPSFYLLNSTINKAGPTGPSFYLLNNTINKAGPTIPSFYLLNSTINKAGPTSPSFYLLNSTINKAGPTSPSFYLLNSTINKAGPTSPSFYLLNSTINKAGPTSPSFYLLNSTINKAGPTSPSFYLLNSTINKASPTGPSFYLLNSTINKAGPTGPSFYLLNSTINKAGPTSPSFYLNSTINKAGPTSPSFYLLNSTINKAGPTGPSFYLLNSTINKEGPTGPIFYLHNSTINKAGPTGPSFYLLNSTINKAGPTGPSFYLLNSTINKAGPTGPSFYLLNSTINKTGPTGPSLYLLNSTNNKAGPTSPSFYLLNSTINKASPTGPSFYLLNSISNKAGPTGPSFYLLNSIINKAGPIDPSFYLLNSTINKAGTTGPSFYLLNSTINKASPTGPSFYLLNSTINKASPTGPSFYLLNSTINKAGPTGPSFYLLNSTINKAGPTGPSFYLLNNIINKAGPTGPSFVAL is encoded by the exons aTGTCTGTTCATAATAAAGTgttgctctaccttcttaacagccctatcaacaaggcag gtcctacaggccctagtttctaccttcttaacaacactatcaacaaggcag gtcctacaagccctagtttctaccttcttaacagcactatcaacaaggcaggtcctacaggccctagtttctaccttcttaacaacactatcaacaaggcaggtcctacaatccctagtttctaccttcttaacagcactatcaacaaggcaggtcctacaagccctagtttctaccttcttaacagcactatcaacaaggcaggtcctacaagccctagtttctaccttcttaacagtactatcaacaaggcaggtcctacaagccctagtttctaccttcttaacagcactatcaacaaggcaggtcctacaagccctagtttctaccttcttaacagcactatcaacaaggcaggtcctacaagccctagtttctaccttcttaacagcactatcaacaaggcaagtcctacaggccctagtttctaccttcttaacagcaccatcaacaaggcaggtcctacaggccctagtttctaccttcttaacagcactatcaacaaggcaggtcctacaagccctagtttctaccttaacagcactatcaacaaggcag gtcctacaagccctagtttctaccttcttaacagcactatcaacaaggcaggtcctacaggccctagtttctaccttcttaacagcactatcaacaaggaaggtcctacaggccctattTTCTACCTTcataacagcactatcaacaaggcaggtcctacaggccctagtttctaccttcttaacagcactatcaacaaggcaggtcctacaggccctagtttctaccttcttaacagcactatcaacaaggcaggtcctacaggccctagtttctaccttcttaacagcactatcaacaagacaggtcctacaggccctagtttataccttcttaacagcactaacaacaaggcaggtcctacaagccctagtttctaccttcttaacagcactatcaacaaggcaagtcctacaggccctagtttctaccttcttaacagtatcagcaacaaggcaggtcctacaggccctagtttctaccttcttaacagcattatcaacaaggcaggtcctatagaccctagtttctaccttcttaacagcactatcaacaaggcag gtactacaggccctagtttctaccttcttaacagcactatcaacaaggcaagtcctacaggccctagtttctaccttcttaacagcactatcaacaaggcaa gtcctacaggccctagtttctaccttcttaacagcactatcaacaaggcaggtcctacaggccctagtttctaccttcttaacagcacgatcaacaaggcaggtcctacaggccctagtttctaccttcttaacaacattatcaacaaggcaggtcctacaggccctagttttgtcgcactttga
- the LOC127913683 gene encoding DNA-directed RNA polymerase II subunit RPB1-like isoform X45, with protein MSVHNKVLLYLLNSPINKAGPTGPSFYLLNNTINKAGPTSPSFYLLNSTINKAGPTSPSFYLLNSTINKAGPTSPSFYLLNSTINKAGPTSPSFYLLNSTINKAGPTSPSFYLLNSTINKASPTGPSFYLLNSTINKAGPTGPSFYLLNSTINKAGPTSPSFYLNSTINKAGPTSPSFYLLNSTINKAGPTGPSFYLLNSTINKEGPTGPIFYLHNSTINKAGPTGPSFYLLNSTINKAGPTGPSFYLLNSTINKAGPTGPSFYLLNSTINKTGPTGPSLYLLNSTNNKAGPTSPSFYLLNSTINKASPTGPSFYLLNSISNKAGPTGPSFYLLNSIINKAGPIDPSFYLLNSTINKAGTTGPSFYLLNSTINKASPTGPSFYLLNSTINKASPTGPSFYLLNSTINKAGPTGPSFYLLNSTINKAGPTGPSFYLLNNIINKAGPTGPSFVAL; from the exons aTGTCTGTTCATAATAAAGTgttgctctaccttcttaacagccctatcaacaaggcag gtcctacaggccctagtttctaccttcttaacaacactatcaacaaggcag gtcctacaagccctagtttctaccttcttaacagcactatcaacaaggcaggtcctacaagccctagtttctaccttcttaacagtactatcaacaaggcaggtcctacaagccctagtttctaccttcttaacagcactatcaacaaggcaggtcctacaagccctagtttctaccttcttaacagcactatcaacaaggcaggtcctacaagccctagtttctaccttcttaacagcactatcaacaaggcaagtcctacaggccctagtttctaccttcttaacagcaccatcaacaaggcaggtcctacaggccctagtttctaccttcttaacagcactatcaacaaggcaggtcctacaagccctagtttctaccttaacagcactatcaacaaggcag gtcctacaagccctagtttctaccttcttaacagcactatcaacaaggcaggtcctacaggccctagtttctaccttcttaacagcactatcaacaaggaaggtcctacaggccctattTTCTACCTTcataacagcactatcaacaaggcaggtcctacaggccctagtttctaccttcttaacagcactatcaacaaggcaggtcctacaggccctagtttctaccttcttaacagcactatcaacaaggcaggtcctacaggccctagtttctaccttcttaacagcactatcaacaagacaggtcctacaggccctagtttataccttcttaacagcactaacaacaaggcaggtcctacaagccctagtttctaccttcttaacagcactatcaacaaggcaagtcctacaggccctagtttctaccttcttaacagtatcagcaacaaggcaggtcctacaggccctagtttctaccttcttaacagcattatcaacaaggcaggtcctatagaccctagtttctaccttcttaacagcactatcaacaaggcag gtactacaggccctagtttctaccttcttaacagcactatcaacaaggcaagtcctacaggccctagtttctaccttcttaacagcactatcaacaaggcaa gtcctacaggccctagtttctaccttcttaacagcactatcaacaaggcaggtcctacaggccctagtttctaccttcttaacagcacgatcaacaaggcaggtcctacaggccctagtttctaccttcttaacaacattatcaacaaggcaggtcctacaggccctagttttgtcgcactttga
- the LOC127913683 gene encoding DNA-directed RNA polymerase II subunit RPB1-like isoform X11: MSVHNKVLLYLLNSPINKAGPTSPSFYLLNSTINKAGPTGPSFYLLNNTINKAGPTSPSFYLLNSTINKAGPTSPSFYLLNSTINKAGPTSPSFYLLNSTINKAGPTSPSFYLLNSTINKAGPTSPSFYLLNSTINKASPTSPSFYLLNSTINKAGPTGPSFYLLNNTINKAGPTSPSFYLLNSTINKAGPTSPSFYLLNSTINKAGPTGPSFYLLNNTINKAGPTSPSFYLLNSTINKAGPTSPSFYLLNSTINKASPTGPSFYLLNSTINKAGPTGPSFYLLNNTINKAGPTSPSFYLLNSTINKAGPTSPSFYLLNSTINKAGPTGPSFYLLNNTINKAGPTIPSFYLLNSTINKAGPTSPSFYLLNSTINKAGPTSPSFYLLNSTINKAGPTSPSFYLLNSTINKAGPTSPSFYLLNSTINKAGPTSPSFYLLNSTINKASPTGPSFYLLNSTINKAGPTGPSFYLLNSTINKAGPTSPSFYLNSTINKAGPTSPSFYLLNSTINKAGPTGPSFYLLNSTINKEGPTGPIFYLHNSTINKAGPTGPSFYLLNSTINKAGPTGPSFYLLNSTINKAGPTGPSFYLLNSTINKTGPTGPSLYLLNSTNNKAGPTSPSFYLLNSTINKASPTGPSFYLLNSISNKAGPTGPSFYLLNSIINKAGPIDPSFYLLNSTINKAGTTGPSFYLLNSTINKASPTGPSFYLLNSTINKASPTGPSFYLLNSTINKAGPTGPSFYLLNSTINKAGPTGPSFYLLNNIINKAGPTGPSFVAL, from the exons aTGTCTGTTCATAATAAAGTgttgctctaccttcttaacagccctatcaacaaggcaggtcctacaagccctagtttctaccttcttaacagcactatcaacaaggcaggtcctacaggccctagtttctaccttcttaacaacactatcaacaaggcaggtcctacaagccctagtttctaccttcttaacagcactatcaacaaggcaggtcctacaagccctagtttctaccttcttaacagcactatcaacaaggcaggtcctacaagccctagtttctaccttcttaacagcactatcaacaaggcag gtcctacaagccctagtttctaccttcttaacagcactatcaacaaggcaggtcctacaagccctagtttctaccttcttaacagcactatcaacaaggcaagtcctacaagccctagtttctaccttcttaacagcactatcaacaaggcaggtcctacaggccctagtttctaccttcttaacaacactatcaacaaggcaggtcctacaagccctagtttctaccttcttaacagcactatcaacaaggcaggtcctacaagccctagtttctaccttcttaacagcactatcaacaaggcaggtcctacaggccctagtttctaccttcttaacaacactatcaacaaggcag gtcctacaagccctagtttctaccttcttaacagcactatcaacaaggcaggtcctacaagccctagtttctaccttcttaacagcactatcaacaaggcaagtcctacaggccctagtttctaccttcttaacagcactatcaacaaggcaggtcctacaggccctagtttctaccttcttaacaacactatcaacaaggcaggtcctacaagccctagtttctaccttcttaacagcactatcaacaaggcaggtcctacaagccctagtttctaccttcttaacagcactatcaacaaggcaggtcctacaggccctagtttctaccttcttaacaacactatcaacaaggcaggtcctacaatccctagtttctaccttcttaacagcactatcaacaaggcaggtcctacaagccctagtttctaccttcttaacagcactatcaacaaggcaggtcctacaagccctagtttctaccttcttaacagtactatcaacaaggcaggtcctacaagccctagtttctaccttcttaacagcactatcaacaaggcaggtcctacaagccctagtttctaccttcttaacagcactatcaacaaggcaggtcctacaagccctagtttctaccttcttaacagcactatcaacaaggcaagtcctacaggccctagtttctaccttcttaacagcaccatcaacaaggcaggtcctacaggccctagtttctaccttcttaacagcactatcaacaaggcaggtcctacaagccctagtttctaccttaacagcactatcaacaaggcag gtcctacaagccctagtttctaccttcttaacagcactatcaacaaggcaggtcctacaggccctagtttctaccttcttaacagcactatcaacaaggaaggtcctacaggccctattTTCTACCTTcataacagcactatcaacaaggcaggtcctacaggccctagtttctaccttcttaacagcactatcaacaaggcaggtcctacaggccctagtttctaccttcttaacagcactatcaacaaggcaggtcctacaggccctagtttctaccttcttaacagcactatcaacaagacaggtcctacaggccctagtttataccttcttaacagcactaacaacaaggcaggtcctacaagccctagtttctaccttcttaacagcactatcaacaaggcaagtcctacaggccctagtttctaccttcttaacagtatcagcaacaaggcaggtcctacaggccctagtttctaccttcttaacagcattatcaacaaggcaggtcctatagaccctagtttctaccttcttaacagcactatcaacaaggcag gtactacaggccctagtttctaccttcttaacagcactatcaacaaggcaagtcctacaggccctagtttctaccttcttaacagcactatcaacaaggcaa gtcctacaggccctagtttctaccttcttaacagcactatcaacaaggcaggtcctacaggccctagtttctaccttcttaacagcacgatcaacaaggcaggtcctacaggccctagtttctaccttcttaacaacattatcaacaaggcaggtcctacaggccctagttttgtcgcactttga
- the LOC127913683 gene encoding DNA-directed RNA polymerase II subunit RPB1-like isoform X27, whose product MSVHNKVLLYLLNSPINKAGPTSPSFYLLNSTINKAGPTGPSFYLLNNTINKAGPTSPSFYLLNSTINKAGPTSPSFYLLNSTINKAGPTSPSFYLLNSTINKAGPTSPSFYLLNSTINKAGPTSPSFYLLNSTINKASPTSPSFYLLNSTINKAGPTGPSFYLLNNTINKAGPTSPSFYLLNSTINKAGPTSPSFYLLNSTINKAGPTGPSFYLLNNTINKAGPTSPSFYLLNSTINKAGPTGPSFYLLNNTINKAGPTIPSFYLLNSTINKAGPTSPSFYLLNSTINKAGPTSPSFYLLNSTINKAGPTSPSFYLLNSTINKAGPTSPSFYLLNSTINKAGPTSPSFYLLNSTINKASPTGPSFYLLNSTINKAGPTGPSFYLLNSTINKAGPTSPSFYLNSTINKAGPTSPSFYLLNSTINKAGPTGPSFYLLNSTINKEGPTGPIFYLHNSTINKAGPTGPSFYLLNSTINKAGPTGPSFYLLNSTINKAGPTGPSFYLLNSTINKTGPTGPSLYLLNSTNNKAGPTSPSFYLLNSTINKASPTGPSFYLLNSISNKAGPTGPSFYLLNSIINKAGPIDPSFYLLNSTINKAGTTGPSFYLLNSTINKASPTGPSFYLLNSTINKASPTGPSFYLLNSTINKAGPTGPSFYLLNSTINKAGPTGPSFYLLNNIINKAGPTGPSFVAL is encoded by the exons aTGTCTGTTCATAATAAAGTgttgctctaccttcttaacagccctatcaacaaggcaggtcctacaagccctagtttctaccttcttaacagcactatcaacaaggcaggtcctacaggccctagtttctaccttcttaacaacactatcaacaaggcaggtcctacaagccctagtttctaccttcttaacagcactatcaacaaggcaggtcctacaagccctagtttctaccttcttaacagcactatcaacaaggcaggtcctacaagccctagtttctaccttcttaacagcactatcaacaaggcag gtcctacaagccctagtttctaccttcttaacagcactatcaacaaggcaggtcctacaagccctagtttctaccttcttaacagcactatcaacaaggcaagtcctacaagccctagtttctaccttcttaacagcactatcaacaaggcaggtcctacaggccctagtttctaccttcttaacaacactatcaacaaggcaggtcctacaagccctagtttctaccttcttaacagcactatcaacaaggcaggtcctacaagccctagtttctaccttcttaacagcactatcaacaaggcaggtcctacaggccctagtttctaccttcttaacaacactatcaacaaggcag gtcctacaagccctagtttctaccttcttaacagcactatcaacaaggcaggtcctacaggccctagtttctaccttcttaacaacactatcaacaaggcaggtcctacaatccctagtttctaccttcttaacagcactatcaacaaggcaggtcctacaagccctagtttctaccttcttaacagcactatcaacaaggcaggtcctacaagccctagtttctaccttcttaacagtactatcaacaaggcaggtcctacaagccctagtttctaccttcttaacagcactatcaacaaggcaggtcctacaagccctagtttctaccttcttaacagcactatcaacaaggcaggtcctacaagccctagtttctaccttcttaacagcactatcaacaaggcaagtcctacaggccctagtttctaccttcttaacagcaccatcaacaaggcaggtcctacaggccctagtttctaccttcttaacagcactatcaacaaggcaggtcctacaagccctagtttctaccttaacagcactatcaacaaggcag gtcctacaagccctagtttctaccttcttaacagcactatcaacaaggcaggtcctacaggccctagtttctaccttcttaacagcactatcaacaaggaaggtcctacaggccctattTTCTACCTTcataacagcactatcaacaaggcaggtcctacaggccctagtttctaccttcttaacagcactatcaacaaggcaggtcctacaggccctagtttctaccttcttaacagcactatcaacaaggcaggtcctacaggccctagtttctaccttcttaacagcactatcaacaagacaggtcctacaggccctagtttataccttcttaacagcactaacaacaaggcaggtcctacaagccctagtttctaccttcttaacagcactatcaacaaggcaagtcctacaggccctagtttctaccttcttaacagtatcagcaacaaggcaggtcctacaggccctagtttctaccttcttaacagcattatcaacaaggcaggtcctatagaccctagtttctaccttcttaacagcactatcaacaaggcag gtactacaggccctagtttctaccttcttaacagcactatcaacaaggcaagtcctacaggccctagtttctaccttcttaacagcactatcaacaaggcaa gtcctacaggccctagtttctaccttcttaacagcactatcaacaaggcaggtcctacaggccctagtttctaccttcttaacagcacgatcaacaaggcaggtcctacaggccctagtttctaccttcttaacaacattatcaacaaggcaggtcctacaggccctagttttgtcgcactttga